The Rhododendron vialii isolate Sample 1 chromosome 1a, ASM3025357v1 region ACCATAAATGGACCACCATCAAATGGAAAAGCAGAGGACCAGGCCTTTCAATCCTCATGAGAAAGGGTAAGCCCCAAGGCTTTCATGTATAAGTTTGACCATCAACATAATAAGCGTCTGTTTGGTCGGATGGAATAAATGCTGGAATGGAATGCGGCGAATGCCCATCCCGATAATTAACGTACATTGGTTTGGGGTCGATTGCTATTTGGCTACCAATTgaacaatctttcaaattttGCGAGGTTTATAATCTCTGTTAAATAAATTATACGGATTAATTTTTTCACCATGGCCATGCATATATGGTTgctttaaaaaatatacaacTATGAAAGCCTAACAGGATTATGTTTCCTTGGAAGGAACCAAACGTGTTATAGAAATCGCAATCCCTGCTTCAACCAGAATCCATCTTCTGCTCTTCTAACTTCTTATAACCCATCACCCACTTTAATTTGAAACCCCCATTATTCTCTGGTTATTCATAGAAGAGAACTGTGATCGTCGTGCTCTGGTTCACCTTATCCTCAGTCTGTGCATTCTCCACCCTCCCAGTTCCTCTATCTCTTCTTTTCAAAACAACTACATTGCTGCCTCTCCCAACGCTCTCTAAAGGTGTCGATTCATGTTTCAAGGTTTCAACAAGCCAAAACAATTATTTTAGCCGAACACTGTTCTGGTTTTGTGGAGGGGATACATATACTACGGGTTCTTCTAGTTAAAATTGTTGGCAGATAAATTTCAACCAATTTTGACGTAAAAGATTATGACATGAAATGTCCTTCATTTTGACAAGAGCTATAAtgcactaaaaaaaaattaaccatgtCAAACTTAGACAAACTGTAGCTTAAGAGGCGAACATTCCAAATTGATCCTAAATGCTATGCTTGATTGTTAAAGTACGAAAATTTGAAGATAAACCTGATTCGAGGAGACGTGGATCAGCATAGCCAACGCATCCCCATTTGCATTCACGTGAAGGAATTCCTCCAAAAACTCCTCCAACAAGCAGACTGAAGTCCAATAATCTTGGACTGAAAGCCTGCACGCAAGATAATATTCAGGCTTGAACTACCATTCTTAGAAGCGTCCAAAAGAGATAGAAGTAAGCACCAAGGCTTACCTCATCAACTATCAAATGAGCTGCGTTGGTATTCCGAAGCAAGAGTTCTTCACCATGCAAACATTCAACGAGGACTGCAAATTCAAGCGCCACCTTGATTCGTGCCAGCCATTTGAAATCATCTGGAAACATAAGACAGCTAGTTAGAATACAATACTGGCAAGGCCACTTTTTCTAGATTGTCCCAATGTCTTAATGCCCCAACTGTTATCCAAAATTGTCAATCAAGGTGGTTCTCTGTAAGGACCAAGACCTTTTTACTTCTATCTCAATAATTCTGGTCCGACCTCTGACTACGACGTGGCATGCTTACAGCAATTAAGATAAGAAAATTAGATCACCTTGAAGAACTAGGTTATGAACAGTATCCACTGGTTTCAAGTCATATACAACACCAAACCGTCCATTTTCACAGCAGTATCCATTTAACTTTACCATGTTCGGATGCCGACGCAGGACCGAAGCAGTCAGTAACTTGATTTCAGCCTATCAAATGGTAGATAATGTTAGAAGAGAAAAATCCATCAAAATAATGTCTCACTCAATCAAAGGAAGTTCTTTGAGCAACATACTTCCAATCGGGCTGCAAATCTCGGCCATGTTTTCACATTAGAGGGCTTTACCCATCTTTTTACAACGACTTCTCGTGTCTCCATACCTTCGTGAATTTTCCCCCGGAACACTTCTCCATATTGGGTACTCCCAATATAGTTTTCTGCACTGAATCCCCCAGTGAGAGAATCCAGTGTTTCATAGGTATATTCAACCAAATCACCGGGTGATCCCATACCTTCAAAGATAACCAATTTAGGTGGAGCCAGGTAAGATGAAATATATGAAGCTTCAagaaaaaagcacaaaaaagagagtacatTTTCAACGGATACACAGACAATGTTGTTGGGGACCTTTTTACATCTTATATCCATTGTGTTAGTTACCGTTCTGCCTTGTTAGGCAATTAAAAATAACCAAAGCTTTCTTCCTTCTTATTTAAAACATGTACTGACATGAACTGAGCCAATCTCGAAAGAAACAGTTCCAATTTCAACAAACTTAATTTGCCTACCCACTCCTTGGATAATGATAGAAAGCAGACTAGCAAAAAGTCTTAATCATTCTTCAAAACCCCACTAACAGAATAGTAATCTGAATCTTTCAGTGTCATTTTCACTATTCAAAAAGAAACATCAGAAATGAATCAATATCCGAAACACAGAAACCAGATAACACATAACGTGAAATGCCCCTGTAAACAAGAtcagaaagaaatcaaagaattaCTGATGACAaaagaaaacttgaaaaatatgaCCAGAAAGGTAAAAATAAGGTATCGATGAACACAACACAGAACGCCAAGATCTAGACATGCTGAAAATTTGAGAACTCACAAACTGGGTACCAACCAAAGAGTCACACATACCGTGAACATGGAAGCCTATCCTGAAATACTTACAACTTTCTAGAAAAAGAAATCGCACAAGGTTTGCTGTTCACAGCTTAAAACTCGTATAACCCATACGTCTAACGCAATCGCAATACCAGAGGGACGGTTAATTCATATTTAAATAAAGTTCGCAAAATTGTGGCGTCCGCCGACTCCACCAATCTAAAGCATCTGCCTGGGAAGGTAACGCTTCACAGTCCTCACCCACACATGACGTAGTGTGAGTGATTAATAAGTTATGTTGTGGTTTCCCTTTCGAGGGAAGTTAACAAACAGCCAAAATGAGTTTATACTGCCTGTGCTACCATCAAATACAACTGGGAAGGAGGGGGGGGAAAAAGAGTAAAAGACTAATGCCAAGCCCGAAAATTAATAAAACCAAACAACCTCACAtgttttcaagaaaagatgctCAACTAGGGCACATATGGCCAACTAAAACACTCTACTAGAAAGTTCATGGATGACTTGACACAGAAGTGCTTCGAACGGTCCCTCAGTATTTTCATTATGATGAGCTCAACCTTGACACCATTCTTTGCAAGGGAATCGAGACTAAGAAGCGCAAGCATAACTTGTTTCTCTGTTTGTGAATTGGGTAAAGCATTGTTAACCAGGAAATGTTATAAAATGTCCCTTGAATTTCTATTTTTGTGATTTGAAAAATCATTAGGAGGTAATTTAAAAGTGCCAAAACAATACAAAGCCACAAGCATGCAATCCACACCAACAcatcaacaaaaaaacacacaacCACAACATAAACTGACTGTAGAGTATCGAAAACTCAAGAGACCATGACAACCGTGGTGGTAATCCTGCTACCAGAGTAACAGGAAGCCACCAACCCACACCTGCATTATTCGCCTATTCGGTAACTAAACATCACATGTTGGCAGGTTCCTTGAATATAGAACAAGAGGGAACGTTTTTATGGGTAATaagataagaaaaatatattccaATGCCCCATAAAGACTACAGCAAACAACTCGAATATTCCATCAAAACCCTAACACTCCACAGGTTTGAAAACTAGGGAATGAAACCAAAACTCCATCTccagaaaattgattttttaccagCACGAAGACATATAATAACATGATCGCATATCTAAGAtgtagaagaaaacaaaaaacacaaatggCTGTATTATACTACATAACAAACATAAACTTAATTCTCACATTCTAGCAAACACAAAATCAATACAATAGCCTCGATCTGAACAAACTCGTAAAGATAGGATTTACAACAACGGCGATAATTTACCTGACGAGGCTGTGAAGGATGAAAGGATTTTTGCCATTCGGAATGCCACGGTTATACGaaaaaatggggtgtttggattgagcacctacgaacgtcggatgccgttgattgccccatcgattttttttttatagaatttttggacggctcgaatcgaccatctggtggccggagacagcccaacacggccgtcggtatgatattggtcggtaccaatatcatttctgcgAAAAATACGATTTCACATACCAAAAACGAACACAGACAATTCCCACACAAATTGCGCACAGATCTATATGTGGGATCCACTCcatcccacacaaattatccgagccgtttgaacgtaaaatattttttcaagagacttacgaaaaatcagcttaatccgatacttatataggtgctcgattcaatcatctaacttttcattatcatgAAATCCGAacgaaaagttaaatgattaaatCCAGCATCTATAAATGTTTGGATTGAGTCAATTTTTCACGGCAACCCTTGAAAAGATGTAAAATCAACTCTCCATTGTTTTGAGTCGAAATGACTTTTTATTTTACCCGTTGGATGAGCTATTTTGATTTAAATGATTTTACAACGTTTTACTATTCGAAAGAACTACTATTAATGGCTTAGGGCCGACTCTGGTCTGAAAAGTTCGTAAGTTAATCCAAAGAGAATTTAAAAACTGTCCATACCACTAAATCCATAAACGCCCCATGATGGAACTCAAACCCTGGTCTCCATTTACGGAGGACCAGGAAATATCATTCGGCTACTAGCCCTTTTGGCGTTTTAACCAAACTTGGACGTTATACATAATGGATTTTTAATCTTCATTTTTAAGAGAATTGAAAATGTAGAATAGATATGAAAACTAAACCAAGCAACATAACAACCCCAGATATGAAATGACCTGGtattttatgaaaaatcctATTTAATTATGAAATGGATTTTTAATTCTCAGCAATTAATATTCCAAATAAAGTACCAAATCCTATTTATTCATGGTATTTTATGAAAGACAACAACTTATTTATGGAAACTCCGTAAATTAAAGTTTTACGGCGTTTAATCTTacccgtccaaaagtgttttgaacattccggattaaaaacaaactattactAGTTAGAGATattattaccggtcaaaattttaaaatatatttcaacCATTAATTACCGAGACGGATGAATGAGATTGTGCGCTTCCGTAAATAACTTATTTACCGAGGAgccatgaataagttattctcttttatgaaaccagaaaaaaaaaaaatttccttgaaAGAGGGTGTAGCATGGTGTTCTGTTTTTGTTGAAAGAGGATGTGGCAATGGTGTTTGGATGGGAATGGGTGAATATGGCACATTTACTCCCATCTCTCATTTAGCAGCTGTATTTGTGACTAACAATTTTTATCCACTGACGTAGTGCTATTTACgcttgattgagagagagagagagagagagagagagagagagagagagagagagagagagagagagagagagagagagtgtataGAACTCACATAATGTGGAAACAAAAGACAAGGAAACATCTCACGGGGAAGTTTTGATTCTGTTTCTTGGCCTGTTTTTTATTCTGTTTCTTCTGTGCTTTTTGGGTTTCGTCTGCTGTTTACTGCTGCTTTCTTAGGTGTTGAtccatttgttttcttctggCTGCGGTTGTTGGGGTTGTTTCGGTTGTTTCTCTTGCTGGTTGTGCTTAGCCTGTTTTTGCTTGGTTTTGTTGGGCAGAGGTTGTCTGCTATTGCTGGTGTGAGTTTGCTTTGTGCTGTTCTCCCAGTGTTTCGGCTCTTGGCTTTAGTTGCAGGGGCTGAGTGGttgggtttttttgttgttgtagcTGGGCTTTTGgtgcttcttttctttattgGTGTCTTGCCAACGCTTTTCTTTGGGTCTCGGGTTGCTTTTGCTTGCCTttatccttttaatttttgtatccctttcaaaaattaataaaattcttttgccgagaaaaaaaaacatcccaTGGCCGGGGAATGACTGATAGCTCCAGTATTCTCACCGATGGTACCTTAAAACATCTCATCAGGGATGCCAATTATGTGCCCGTAAAACTGTATATCATTTAGTCATCTCAGACAGCAAACGACGTGTTTCATTGTTGGCCGTTGGATCATCACCTACACAATCCATTGCCAGTTTAGTGATTGTGATCCCATCACCCGCGCGCATCAAAATATGGATCCATCTCGAAGCTTTTGTGCACAAGCGACTTgggctttcttttctttaactTTCCCCAAACCTTAGACTGAGAGTGTGCGTTGTACTCTTTCAGGGCCCGGTAATAAGTAGTATTACCATCATTCATCCCCCACCGGGAATCTAAACCTCGTATCATACGCTCTTCTTTTGGCTATGTTAGCCCCAGGAGAACAATACCATATGCGAAAACATCTGTCTTGTCCGACCAGTAACCTGAAAATATGTTTTCCAAACACAACACCTGCTCAAACTATTGCCATGTTTACATGTGCATATACgcaagcacaaaaaaaaaaaaaaaaaagttggggaaaaaacgaaaaaaaaaaacgagaaagGTGTCCAAACTCTCAGCAAGGCAAAGGCTTGATATCATAAGAATCCTTAACCTTCTGTGTCTGAACAGAAGGCAACAAATACTTCATTACATACATGCATAAAATTCCTAAAAGTGACGTAAATTTGACTACcaaaaaagaatacaaaacaTGAAGTATAGAAGGCAAAGCCAGTTTGGAGAAATCCATTTAACAGACGTAAAAAGTGATTGCGATGTCATTGATGAACCAAAATCGTGTAAAGGTTTTAGGACGAAGGTGAAGGTGTACAGGCAGAAGATGCGAGCAAGACGGGAGAGGCTCCTATCGAGTTTGTATCTCAGATATGAGCCATGGGCAAAAGCAGCTTAATgacggaagaaaaaaaaatgatggctAATATGGTAGTAAACTCAaaccatcaattttttttcttccacaaAGGTGATTTGTTAATGTTATTATTGTTGTCCGATCAAGTTGATTTCGGGATGACTTTCATGCGATCACTGCTGAGGTCCCACCATGCCCTAAACCTGGACCGATCTAAACATTAGCAAAATGGACAAGAGCCTCTCCCAAGACTGACATCCACAGCATAAATGGACACCGTCAAATGAAAAAGTAGAACAGTTACTCCAAcagtaagaaaaataattataataaaaaataaaaaataaaaaatccttcCTCCATCTTTGAGATCTGCTGCAACTCGCTCTTAACATTAATCAACACTCACCAACCCAACCAACTCATCCGACAGTTACAACTCCCCGCTGAAATCCCGTATTTTTTACAGACTTCCCTCAACGTAACAAAAATCTGGCGGCTCTAAGTCCTGATCATCGATGGCCCAAGCCACACCAACTCTACTCTATGGAATCTTCCCCTGCTACAACTTCCAGCCCCACCTGCCAAGATCCATACAATGAGTCAATGGCTAGAATGACCCACATTATGTCACGTAAATTGAAAGTGTCCATCACAGGGCCTACAGACACAGAACCCCTCACTGATAGGATCCCCTGAGTAGAAAATCTGGATTCCCCTCCTTTTTTGTGTTGGACCAACCTTTAATGTTTAGGATTGAACGGTTTCGGACACAGGTGttggaaattgaaaattgaatctTCTAGGCACATGCTGGTAGGATGGAGGTACAATATGAATATTGAATATCAGCATGCTTTGTGGCCgttcaagaaaaataaaaacactatAAACACTGTacatgtgattttttttgaggAGATCCTTTATTCATCCATGAACTTAAGGACTGGTGTCCCATTGCGTCTATACTGTTAGTTTCATATGCACGTATGCTTTTTTGTGTTCACGTGTAATTTGCTTTTGATGGTTTTCAGTGAAAACACGAGGGATAACGTAGCAAAGCAATTCAGGGCCCGAGTTAGGAacatttttgttgatttatAAGAATTTAGATATTGTGATGACACATTACGTAGGTAAGAAGAGAACTGTAATCCTCTATAGTATTGCGAGGTGTAGAAATTAAAAGGCAAACGTGAGCTACAAGTAAGAGAAATAATGAACCATGTTACTAGTAGTCAAAAGATTGTATCTTTCTAACAAATATTAAATCGCAAGTATTTCACAAATTTAAGCAAAGCGTTGTTTTACATTTCATTACATTGAAAATCCTCCCAAAAATCCTCTCTCTAGTTCCTAAGTGACCAAGTGCATCAACCACGTCGTCTGCAATCGGTGGCCTCTTTCCAGTCTTTGTCGGTACATCGTAGAGCCAATTCAGTGatcttttttcatattttttttgttgttgcagcCACTACCCTCGATACTCTGATGAACTAGAAGTCTTTTTGCTTTGAATGTATTTCTACTATGGTGGTGATGTGCCCCTCCTCGTGATGATTTATAGTCATCATGAGTTTTTTTATGATTTACAATTCGATTCACTActcaggaaaaggaaaaggaggagTTTGACTTAAAGTTTTACACCAACGGAACATTACAAGATAAGATCACACATACGTGGATTTCGTGGAAGAACTCTAGATAGAAAAGCATTAAAGAAGAAAAGGGTGGTACACTTTTAAGTTAAGGAGAGGAAGGAGCTCGACTTAAAAAAAGAGGATGAAAGTTAGAATTGAAGCAGGCAGCCTAAGCAAGCAATGAAAGGGCTGGCTACGGCTTTCGGGTGTGATGATCATGATAAGCGACTtgggattcttggaagaggGTTATTTGCTTTTATGTGTAGCCTAATGAAATACTCTTCCTTTTATAAACACCTCCAACTTGTTGAACGATTAAGATTGTGACATTTGATACTAAACTAGTGGTAgtgatttgttttttgatccCGTGAACTATCTAGATATTTATAGCAAAGATTCTAAGAAGTGCCATTATCTCTGTACGTAGAGTAGAATAGTCTAGAGAAATTGAAAATCATGTACAAAAGCCTAGAGAAATCTTGGATGTATTAGAAGGACTACAGTACACACTCCTGTTTTCTAGAAAAGTAGTGAGCTATGACAAGATTCATTTATTTGAAATTGAGGTTTAATTAGCTTAGTTAAGTGataaatcatgttttttttcatCTTCGATTTTACTTTTGTATTAGGAGCCAGAGGAGCTAATTAACATATGCAAAAAGTAAATTatggtttttcatttttatttttattttttcattttcacgcTACATTTGTACACACCACTCAATGGCATGTGGTTCAACAACCTATTTTGAAAATCCAAGATGTCCATTTTACAGCTCCAAATATGTAAATCAATCAACAAGCATGCAAAACGATCAGATCGATCAGAGATATTGATAATTGCATGCTTCAAATCAATTGATTAAGTAGAAGAACTTTAACCCATAAATgtaaatttttagttttccgACCAATCTCCGATCAACATGATCTTTTACTTGAATAATGTGTATGTCGAGGGATACCTGCAACTAAACAGCTCTACGGCTCTGAATTCTGATTGCTCTAGAGCTTGTTAGCCTAGACCATGAAATCAGATGGCCGGGCTAGCCAACATGTGACCGGGAACAGCCTCCAACAGTCTATGTGTAAACGGGTGGTTGTTGCTGCTTTGTACCATGTTTGGCTTGAAAGAAATGTCAGGGTCTTAGATCAAGAGATTTCAGAGGGATGTCCATATCGTTCTTGCTGTGGCGGTGGCTGATCTCAGATGATACTTGAGCTCTTGGAGGAAGGTTAAGAGCAGGGCTACAAATCGCAGACTATGTTCCTTATGGAACTTATCCCCTAAAATTTTCCTACCAGCCTAAAATAGGATTAGTGTAGGTGTTGCTGTTGTTCTCCCTAAGTGTTTCTTTGCTGTAATGTTGGTtgtatttttttggtgcaaTAAAAATTAACTtacccggaaaaaaaaaaggttctgaTTGTCAAAATATATTGTAGAGCTTGGTGTGTTTGAGAAGCGTATTTCAGAGATGTGGAAGTAACATTACCCAAACTAGTAAAAAATGTTATGAACACGTCAAATTGTAGATCTATTTGTACATCTTCTATTACAAAGTGATTGTGAGcccatttaaaatttaaatagtAATCTCCCCGTTTCATATTTTTGGTcccttttgaaaatttcaactttttgaggAGAAATGTTATTATTGCACATATATATTCAAATTTAACGGCGTCATTTCCTTTAATTTTTCCTATATTCTACCAACTTTGCAACACTTATTACTCACCTATATTaaggaatatttttgaaaaatcatcaattttttaCTTGTAGTTTTAAAAATGGACTAACATTTTCAAACAttccacaaaagaaaaattgacTATAATACTGTACTAATTAGGAACAGAGAAGTAATCAGTAAAACTTGAAAGTTTCATACAATTTCAAAGTAGCCAAAGGAAGACtttttaagagcatctccagtcggagatgtcaaattttttttgaaggcttatgtggcattttgaCATCTCTCATTTGACATCAAGCCCTCTTTCTTCAATccttatgtcaaaaaaaaaataaagctcataaacttaaaaggaaaaaaaaaactcgaaagGCAGTAGGCAAAATCATGTTTGATCTCAACGGAAAGTTTCCAAACTTTCCTAACagttactttttgaaatttggcaggCAAGGGGTAGACTGTCAAAGTTGGCAGTCGAGTGGAAGTTGTCAAAGCCACGTCAGTTTTAGCATGAGTGAAGGCAGATGGGTTGGATTGTGAGTTGATGTAAAAAATGACTGCTAACTTATCCACGTCAactttgacatctccaaaactaacataataaattaataagaatcctttttttattcttttacatTTTTGACCAGTAAATCTATATAATCTGAAGGATGATGCTACGGTGTCcctggtcattttggggacaccgtaataaTTGGcatgacaaaatcattatgaacataaccaaaaccatacaGTGCATAACCAAGGTATAACAAATTTCCCGGATACTTAAAGAgccggtgaaaaaaaaaagaaaaataaattagccCCCTTTAACCAGGGTTTAACCACGGTTAAGAGAGTTTTATCCCCTACATCTATCATCCTCTACATCTTTTCCCTAAATCATTCCCTTTAACCAGGGAAAATCCCTCTGCACTTCGTTCATCTCCCAGACTCCGACCCAGAAAGAAAACCCACGCCCTTTAACCATGTTCATCTCCCACCCATCATCGACTCCTCGTCTGGTGTCGAGGAATGGATTGATCTGagcaactcctctctctctctctctctctctctctctctctctctctctctctctctctctctctctctctctctgttctcttCTCTTCCTCCGTCCCCTCCTCCCCACCTTACATCCACCCCGTGGACGTCGCCGCCGCCCCCACAACCAACAACAACGGCGTCGGGCCGCCATCGGACAACCCGGTTTCAATCCAAATCCGAAACCCACCTTCAACGAGAACAAGGCCGAGATCCTGAAGCTCCCCCACGCCCACGTCAAACCCAGTATTTGTGTTTGGGTATAATCTGATTCCCTATTTTATTTCtgaacaaattttatttacgGCCCATATTTGTTGAAATCTTCTAATTTGTGTTAACTTTAGGGCAACACAAATTAACGATTCTAGCACTCCTATGCTGTGACTTGTTGTTGCTGCTACTTAAGCGTGACAATGGACGAATGATACCTTGGtgctatgtgtgtgtgtggatcgATATGCATATGTTGTTGATGGAAGCTTAGTGAGACAATCACACTTTGGTCAAGATATAAAATCTCGATAGGGTCAACTATGACAGTGCACATTTAAGTATTTAGCGATCGAGGAATATTTAGATTTTTGTGCTTATTTATGTTTAGAAACTCCTTGAAGCATGTatactacaaatttttttgcatacgataaactctttttgtttttatataatTGAGCttgattatgaatttttgtttaaaGTTATGAATAATTGGTGCCCTCACAATAGAGAATTTAGATGATAAACACATCGAGGCCTACAACATGCACATCTCATATTGTTAACTAATGCGGTGGGTGGGTTTCATTGCATCACATGAAGAATCACACAAGAATTTTGTCGCATGGGAGGTTCAATAATGTGGTCAATCATCTTTATCAATCAATTGGTTGAACTTGGTTTCTCAATCAAGAAAGATAGAACACTGGACACAACATTCCAATTAAAGGATCCCACTAGTATGTACTTGTAAATCCCTAACAGAGGTGATTAATAGAAACGACGGTTAAAGTCCTATACGAACTTGCCTTACAAAAATAAGATGTTATCTAAGAGATTTCGAACTTGAGACCCAAGAAGAGCAAACTCTTAATTCGTATACATTGCCGCCCCTGTTTGTCcatgactcttttttttttgaaagtcatGTCTAGTGAGTTAGTGCTTAGAAACTTTTATGAGTAGGTCACGTAGACACCGACATTTGTACTTGCGTATTGAACAACATAGTGTGCTTacattttgttcttgttttatcTGTTAAGAAACAATGTGTGAAAAAAACACCAAGAATAAGATGTTATCTAAGAGATTTCGAACTTGAGACCCAAGAAGAGCAAACTCTTAATTCATATACATTGCCGCCCCTGTTTgtccttgaatttttttttggaagtcaTGTCTAGTGAGTTAGTGCTTAGAAACTTTTACGAGTAGGCCATGTAGACACCTACATTTGTACTTGAGTATTGAACGACATAGTGCGCTtatattttgttcttgttttatcTGTTAAGAAACAATGTATGAAAAAAACACCAA contains the following coding sequences:
- the LOC131306455 gene encoding L-type lectin-domain containing receptor kinase VIII.1-like isoform X2 → MGSPGDLVEYTYETLDSLTGGFSAENYIGSTQYGEVFRGKIHEGMETREVVVKRWVKPSNVKTWPRFAARLEAEIKLLTASVLRRHPNMVKLNGYCCENGRFGVVYDLKPVDTVHNLVLQDDFKWLARIKVALEFAVLVECLHGEELLLRNTNAAHLIVDEAFSPRLLDFSLLVGGVFGGIPSRECKWGCVGYADPRLLESGNWSDKTDVFAYGILLLGLIAKRRAYDTSLDSRRGMNDGNTTYYWALKEYNAHSQSKVWGKFKKRKPKSLVHKSFEMDPYFDAGDGITITKLAMDCVGDDPKQRPTMKQVVCCLRELNAVRFYGHIIGIPGEMFEGTG
- the LOC131306455 gene encoding L-type lectin-domain containing receptor kinase VIII.1-like isoform X1; this translates as MAKILSSFTASSGMGSPGDLVEYTYETLDSLTGGFSAENYIGSTQYGEVFRGKIHEGMETREVVVKRWVKPSNVKTWPRFAARLEAEIKLLTASVLRRHPNMVKLNGYCCENGRFGVVYDLKPVDTVHNLVLQDDFKWLARIKVALEFAVLVECLHGEELLLRNTNAAHLIVDEAFSPRLLDFSLLVGGVFGGIPSRECKWGCVGYADPRLLESGNWSDKTDVFAYGILLLGLIAKRRAYDTSLDSRRGMNDGNTTYYWALKEYNAHSQSKVWGKFKKRKPKSLVHKSFEMDPYFDAGDGITITKLAMDCVGDDPKQRPTMKQVVCCLRELNAVRFYGHIIGIPGEMFEGTG